A section of the Pseudomonas lini genome encodes:
- a CDS encoding DMT family transporter has product MERTSNLQHHTTENVASGWLNGFIGVLIFSGSLPATRVAVVEFDPVFLTVARASIAALLALCMLLLFNEKRPAKRQLLSLAIVALGVVFGFPLLTALALQYVTSAHSIVFVGLLPLATAAFGVWRGGERPRPVFWFFSVLGSLLVVGFAVSQGLTASPAGDILMLLAILACGLGYAEGAKLSRTLGGWQVISWALVLSLPVMIPLTWYLAPPSLSGITPTAWFSLAYVSLFSMFLGFVFWYRGLAQGGIAAVGQLQLLQPFFGLALAATLLHEQVSLGMLGVTVAVILCVVGARKFSK; this is encoded by the coding sequence ATGGAACGCACATCGAATCTGCAACACCACACCACGGAAAATGTCGCGAGCGGCTGGCTCAACGGGTTCATTGGCGTGCTCATTTTCAGCGGCTCGCTGCCCGCGACACGGGTGGCCGTTGTGGAATTTGACCCGGTCTTTTTGACGGTTGCCCGGGCCAGTATCGCTGCCCTTCTGGCGCTGTGCATGCTGCTGCTTTTCAATGAAAAGCGACCGGCCAAGCGTCAGCTTCTCTCCCTGGCAATCGTGGCGCTCGGCGTTGTATTCGGGTTTCCGCTGCTGACTGCGCTGGCGCTGCAATATGTGACGTCCGCGCATTCCATCGTCTTCGTTGGCCTGTTGCCACTGGCCACGGCAGCGTTCGGTGTCTGGCGCGGTGGCGAGCGCCCCCGGCCGGTTTTCTGGTTTTTCTCAGTGCTGGGAAGCCTGCTGGTGGTGGGGTTTGCCGTCTCCCAAGGCCTGACCGCCTCTCCTGCGGGGGACATTCTGATGTTGCTGGCCATCCTCGCCTGCGGATTGGGCTATGCCGAAGGGGCGAAGCTTTCCAGAACACTGGGCGGTTGGCAGGTGATTTCCTGGGCACTGGTGCTGTCGCTGCCCGTCATGATTCCGCTGACCTGGTATCTGGCCCCACCTTCGCTCTCGGGAATAACGCCGACCGCATGGTTCAGTCTGGCTTACGTCTCGCTGTTCAGCATGTTTCTCGGCTTCGTGTTCTGGTACCGCGGGCTAGCCCAGGGCGGGATTGCCGCCGTCGGTCAACTTCAGCTGCTACAGCCGTTTTTTGGCCTGGCGCTGGCGGCCACGCTGCTGCACGAGCAAGTCAGCCTTGGCATGTTGGGGGTAACCGTTGCGGTGATCCTTTGCGTGGTCGGTGCGCGCAAATTCTCGAAGTAG
- a CDS encoding PLP-dependent aminotransferase family protein has translation MPRSRYKSLVDAFAADIRSGRLLPGTRLPTHRQLAATEGLALVTATRVYAELEAMGLVSGEAGRGTFVRETSWSPNQAIDQHAVAAGMTDLNFNYPALPGQAELLRNALRQLASAGDLESLLRYQPHAGRPHERASVARHLRVRGLTVEAEQVLIVTGAQQGLAVTMMALLQPGDVIAADALTYSGFKALADSLHLEIVPIPVLDHGPDLEALENLCRHRRVRAIYTMPTLHNPLGWVMSADQRDYLVTIARRHELLIIEDAAYAFLAENPPAPLAALAPERTVYVSGLSKSVATGLRVGFVVAPLQHVPALERTIKATTWNTPGVMTAIATAWLDDGTVLQLEAQKRQDAQARQVVAGEVLAGLRCIRHPSSYFLWLPLSEDARADQIAMALMRENVSVSTAEPFATSANVPHAFRLALGSVEMGALREALEKVKWMIGAYS, from the coding sequence ATGCCTCGTTCACGCTACAAATCACTGGTGGATGCGTTTGCGGCGGATATCCGCTCCGGGCGACTGTTGCCGGGCACGCGCTTGCCGACGCACCGTCAGTTGGCGGCAACCGAAGGGCTGGCTTTAGTGACGGCAACCAGGGTCTATGCGGAGTTGGAAGCCATGGGGCTGGTCAGCGGGGAAGCGGGGCGGGGGACATTCGTCAGGGAAACCTCGTGGTCACCCAACCAGGCTATCGACCAGCATGCCGTTGCCGCTGGCATGACGGACCTGAACTTCAATTACCCGGCGCTTCCCGGGCAGGCAGAACTGTTGCGAAATGCCCTGCGCCAACTCGCATCGGCCGGCGATCTGGAATCGCTGCTGCGCTATCAGCCACACGCGGGGCGCCCGCATGAGCGCGCCTCTGTGGCGCGCCATCTGCGCGTCCGGGGTTTGACGGTTGAGGCGGAGCAGGTGTTGATCGTCACTGGTGCCCAGCAGGGGCTGGCCGTGACGATGATGGCGCTGTTGCAACCCGGTGACGTGATTGCAGCGGACGCGTTGACCTATTCAGGATTCAAGGCCCTGGCCGACTCCCTGCACCTTGAAATCGTGCCTATTCCAGTGCTCGATCACGGCCCTGATCTGGAGGCGCTGGAAAACCTGTGCCGGCATAGACGCGTGCGGGCCATTTACACAATGCCGACCCTGCACAATCCGCTGGGGTGGGTGATGAGTGCCGATCAACGCGACTATCTGGTGACGATTGCGCGCCGGCATGAGCTGCTGATAATCGAGGACGCCGCTTACGCTTTCCTGGCGGAAAATCCCCCCGCACCGCTGGCGGCACTCGCCCCCGAGAGGACGGTTTACGTTTCAGGGCTCTCCAAGAGTGTGGCCACTGGATTGCGCGTCGGCTTCGTCGTCGCCCCCCTTCAACACGTGCCCGCGCTGGAGCGCACGATCAAAGCGACCACCTGGAACACCCCGGGCGTGATGACGGCAATTGCCACTGCATGGCTCGACGACGGCACCGTCCTGCAACTGGAAGCGCAAAAGCGCCAGGACGCGCAGGCCCGGCAAGTCGTGGCCGGCGAGGTACTGGCGGGGCTGCGCTGCATTCGTCATCCATCGTCGTATTTTCTTTGGTTGCCGTTGTCGGAAGACGCAAGGGCCGATCAGATCGCCATGGCGTTGATGCGCGAAAATGTGTCGGTTTCCACCGCCGAACCGTTTGCCACCTCGGCCAACGTTCCGCATGCGTTTCGCCTGGCGCTGGGCTCGGTGGAAATGGGCGCATTGAGGGAGGCGCTGGAAAAAGTGAAGTGGATGATTGGGGCTTATTCGTAA
- a CDS encoding LysR substrate-binding domain-containing protein — protein MIKELKTLIAVAREGTFAAAGNRIGLTQAAVSAQMQRLEAELGFQIFDRKGRSAHLNRMGHQILLQAQELLRLYDNLGSTTVGLPASVLVNIGAIASVQRSFLPDALAKFHQQCPQCRTRVIPGLSMELVNLVDAGEIDMAVIIRPPFSLQSDLRWTTLALEPYRLIVPRDVPGEDWSALLCSQPFIRYDRSSFGGRQVDRFLRQMHFTLREVCELDELEAIIKLVENGVGVALVPQTAPNQDWPAGVRVLDLGQHTFHRDIGLVHRARQSFTEPVRVLAQLIVEQVQSGYE, from the coding sequence ATGATCAAAGAACTGAAAACACTTATCGCCGTCGCGCGGGAAGGCACCTTTGCCGCTGCGGGCAACAGGATCGGGCTGACCCAGGCCGCCGTGAGCGCCCAGATGCAGCGTTTGGAGGCCGAGCTGGGTTTTCAGATTTTCGACCGCAAGGGCCGCTCGGCTCACTTGAACAGGATGGGGCATCAGATACTTCTGCAGGCGCAGGAGCTGCTTCGCCTTTATGACAATCTGGGGTCCACCACGGTTGGGCTGCCAGCCAGCGTGTTGGTAAACATCGGTGCCATCGCTTCCGTGCAGCGCTCGTTCTTGCCGGACGCGCTCGCCAAATTTCACCAACAATGCCCGCAATGCCGAACGCGTGTGATCCCCGGTCTGTCGATGGAGTTGGTCAATCTGGTGGATGCCGGCGAGATCGACATGGCGGTGATCATCCGTCCGCCCTTCTCGCTGCAAAGCGATCTGCGCTGGACGACCCTGGCACTTGAGCCCTACCGGCTGATCGTTCCGCGCGATGTGCCCGGAGAGGACTGGTCGGCACTGCTTTGCAGCCAACCCTTCATTCGGTATGACCGATCATCGTTCGGCGGCAGGCAGGTCGATCGTTTCTTGCGGCAGATGCATTTCACTTTGCGTGAAGTGTGCGAGCTGGATGAATTGGAGGCCATTATCAAGCTGGTCGAAAATGGCGTCGGTGTAGCGCTGGTGCCGCAGACGGCGCCCAATCAGGACTGGCCCGCCGGGGTGCGCGTGCTGGATCTGGGGCAACACACCTTTCATCGTGATATCGGCCTCGTCCATCGGGCTCGGCAAAGTTTTACCGAGCCGGTTCGGGTACTGGCCCAACTGATCGTTGAGCAGGTTCAGAGCGGTTACGAATAA
- a CDS encoding VOC family protein, which produces MSLSPFHLAIPVYDLAVARTFYGEVFGLQEGRSSTQWVDFDFYGHQLVIHEHPKTASQESVHSNPVDGHDVPVPHFGIILEWQQWEALAERLKSFGTEFVIEPYIRFKGQVGEQATMFLFDPCGNALEFKAFKDMSQLFAK; this is translated from the coding sequence ATGAGCCTTTCTCCTTTTCACCTGGCGATCCCTGTTTATGACCTCGCGGTGGCACGCACCTTTTACGGTGAAGTGTTCGGTCTGCAAGAGGGGCGCTCCAGCACGCAGTGGGTCGACTTTGATTTCTACGGTCACCAACTGGTTATCCATGAGCACCCAAAAACTGCTTCTCAGGAGAGTGTGCATAGCAATCCGGTAGACGGGCACGACGTCCCCGTCCCGCACTTCGGCATCATCCTGGAATGGCAGCAGTGGGAAGCCCTGGCCGAGCGCCTGAAGTCCTTTGGTACAGAGTTTGTGATTGAACCCTACATTCGATTCAAGGGGCAGGTCGGCGAACAAGCCACCATGTTCCTGTTCGATCCGTGTGGCAACGCACTTGAGTTCAAGGCGTTCAAGGATATGAGCCAGCTCTTCGCCAAGTAA
- a CDS encoding cation:dicarboxylate symporter family transporter — translation MKRIPLVWQIVAGLLLGVLVGWYFNTHPQYQGWISSEILKPLGDIFIKMMKMVVVPIVFCCMILGIAGGGDNKSFGRMGIKSLGYFFAITGLAIVMGLCFANIFEPGTGTDISGISHSTASVNMEPSKGALVILQNIVPDNVFVAMSEAKLLSVLFFAVLFGLALNSLPREKSAPVVAVVQGISDAMFKVVSIVMAYAPIGVFGMIGATVATFGFSSLLPLLKLIGVVYLALIVFALVVLGGICYLIGENIFKLIKYLRNELILAFSSAASASVMPQLMSKLEHYGVPRRIVSFVVPVGYAFNLDGASIFLGVATIFVAQLYGIDLSLSQQILLVVTMVLTSKGAAGVPGFAIIILSATLASAGLPLEGVALIAGIFRIIDSGTTTLNVLGNAIAPLVIAKWEKVSIEPSGVARVVQKT, via the coding sequence ATGAAACGTATCCCTTTGGTTTGGCAAATAGTTGCCGGGCTGTTGCTTGGCGTGCTCGTCGGTTGGTACTTCAATACACACCCGCAGTATCAAGGCTGGATCAGTTCTGAAATCCTCAAACCCCTTGGCGATATCTTTATCAAGATGATGAAGATGGTCGTTGTTCCCATTGTCTTCTGTTGCATGATTCTGGGTATTGCCGGCGGTGGTGATAACAAGTCTTTTGGGCGCATGGGCATCAAGTCGCTGGGGTATTTCTTCGCGATTACCGGCCTGGCCATTGTGATGGGGTTGTGTTTCGCCAATATCTTCGAGCCCGGCACGGGTACCGATATTTCGGGCATTTCCCACAGTACCGCGTCGGTCAACATGGAGCCTTCGAAGGGCGCTCTCGTCATCCTGCAGAACATCGTTCCCGATAACGTTTTTGTCGCGATGTCGGAAGCAAAGTTGCTCTCGGTACTGTTCTTTGCCGTGCTGTTTGGCCTGGCATTGAACTCACTCCCCAGAGAAAAAAGCGCACCAGTAGTGGCGGTGGTTCAAGGCATCTCTGATGCCATGTTCAAGGTCGTCAGTATTGTCATGGCTTATGCGCCGATCGGGGTATTCGGCATGATCGGCGCTACCGTTGCGACCTTCGGATTTTCCTCGCTATTGCCTTTGCTCAAGTTGATCGGTGTGGTTTACCTGGCTCTGATTGTCTTTGCGCTGGTGGTGCTGGGCGGTATTTGCTACCTGATTGGCGAGAATATTTTCAAACTGATCAAGTATTTGCGTAATGAGTTGATTCTGGCGTTCTCCAGCGCCGCATCGGCGTCGGTCATGCCGCAGCTGATGAGCAAGCTGGAACACTATGGCGTGCCGCGCCGTATCGTCAGTTTTGTGGTGCCGGTGGGCTATGCATTCAACCTCGATGGCGCGTCGATCTTCCTCGGCGTGGCGACGATTTTTGTCGCGCAACTCTATGGGATCGATCTGTCGCTGTCCCAGCAGATACTGCTGGTGGTGACGATGGTGCTGACCTCCAAAGGGGCTGCCGGCGTCCCCGGATTCGCCATCATCATCCTGTCCGCCACCCTGGCGTCTGCCGGTCTTCCACTGGAAGGGGTCGCACTGATTGCCGGCATCTTCCGGATTATCGACAGCGGCACCACCACCCTGAACGTGCTGGGCAATGCGATTGCGCCCTTGGTCATCGCCAAGTGGGAAAAGGTCAGCATTGAGCCTTCAGGGGTTGCCCGAGTGGTGCAGAAAACCTAG
- a CDS encoding alkene reductase, whose amino-acid sequence MTDNSLRTDLFSACRMGAFDLPNRIVMAPVTRSRMGEDGVPDELHATYYAQRASAGLLISEATNICAQGRGYAMTPGIWTPEQVVGWKKVTDAVHAAGGRIVCQLWHVGRFSHVDLQPDGGLPVAPSAIKAQGTTYTANGVVEVSMPRALETSEIPGIIEQYKHAAACAKRAGFDGVEVHSANSYLLDQFLRDSTNQRTDQYGGSIENRTRLTLEVTEAVVAIWGGNRVGIRLSPVTPDAGNTQPDSNVMATYGYLIKRLNAFQLAYLHIVEGATATSRDVPEGIDLDALRALFDGPYIGNNGYDLDLAVSRRAQGKVDAVAFGRPFIANPDLVERLRFGFELVVAHREAYYGGGAEGYTDWPTTDASAESARPHPRKSAG is encoded by the coding sequence ATGACCGATAACAGCCTGAGAACCGATCTTTTTTCTGCGTGCCGAATGGGCGCATTCGATCTCCCCAACCGTATTGTCATGGCGCCAGTCACCCGTAGCCGCATGGGTGAAGACGGTGTGCCTGACGAACTGCATGCCACTTACTACGCCCAGCGGGCCAGCGCCGGACTGCTTATCAGCGAGGCCACCAATATTTGCGCCCAAGGTCGCGGCTATGCCATGACTCCTGGTATCTGGACGCCAGAGCAGGTGGTTGGTTGGAAGAAGGTGACCGATGCCGTCCATGCCGCGGGCGGTCGAATCGTTTGCCAGCTGTGGCACGTGGGACGCTTCTCCCACGTAGACCTGCAACCGGATGGCGGACTTCCGGTGGCGCCATCGGCGATCAAAGCCCAAGGCACCACCTACACCGCCAACGGCGTGGTTGAAGTGTCCATGCCCCGCGCTCTGGAGACATCGGAGATCCCGGGCATCATCGAGCAGTACAAGCACGCAGCCGCATGTGCAAAACGCGCAGGCTTCGACGGCGTTGAAGTTCACTCTGCCAACAGCTATCTGCTAGACCAGTTCTTGCGAGATTCCACCAATCAGCGCACCGACCAATACGGCGGTTCCATCGAGAACCGGACTCGGTTGACCCTCGAAGTCACCGAAGCCGTGGTCGCGATCTGGGGCGGCAACCGGGTTGGCATCCGCCTCTCGCCGGTGACGCCGGACGCGGGCAATACACAGCCCGACAGCAACGTCATGGCCACCTACGGCTATCTGATCAAGCGACTGAACGCGTTCCAACTGGCTTATCTGCATATCGTCGAAGGGGCCACCGCCACATCTCGCGATGTACCGGAAGGCATTGACCTGGACGCGCTACGGGCGTTGTTCGACGGCCCGTATATTGGCAACAACGGTTATGACCTTGATCTGGCCGTTTCGCGGCGCGCGCAAGGCAAGGTCGATGCCGTCGCATTCGGCCGACCTTTTATCGCCAACCCGGATCTGGTCGAGCGTCTGCGCTTTGGCTTCGAGTTGGTCGTTGCACACCGTGAGGCTTACTACGGCGGTGGGGCAGAGGGTTACACCGACTGGCCCACCACCGACGCTAGCGCTGAAAGTGCGCGGCCTCATCCCCGAAAAAGCGCCGGTTGA
- a CDS encoding nuclear transport factor 2 family protein, whose translation MSSLTYVQEYNAIVEVLNQYNEGGAKADSALMKPAFNEQATMFGVDGDKLVGGAIQNLYDVIDTAFRPSPEAKAAIVRIDIVGTAASARVDTDNVSGLRFTDFFNLLKVEGKWTIVSKIYHTHPSV comes from the coding sequence ATGAGCAGTCTTACTTACGTTCAGGAATACAACGCGATTGTCGAGGTGCTTAACCAGTACAACGAAGGTGGCGCGAAGGCCGATAGCGCGCTAATGAAGCCCGCCTTCAACGAGCAGGCCACGATGTTTGGTGTCGATGGCGACAAGCTCGTCGGCGGCGCGATCCAGAATCTCTACGACGTCATCGACACCGCATTCCGTCCGTCCCCGGAAGCCAAAGCCGCCATCGTGCGCATCGACATCGTCGGCACGGCGGCCAGTGCGCGGGTCGATACCGACAACGTATCGGGGTTGCGCTTCACCGACTTCTTCAACCTGCTGAAGGTAGAAGGCAAGTGGACCATCGTCAGTAAGATCTACCACACCCACCCGAGCGTCTGA
- a CDS encoding YceI family protein has product MIPRFTRFAALLAILTLGTLPCAHAVEYTQVNTTASKISFTYNQFGSRAYGTFGKFDATLDFDTANPTAAHARLTIDLASIDAGGSDANSELQKPAWFNTADYPVATFESTGVKALGDHRYLITGNLTLRGMTRELQVKVQLKPEKAIGIFDGDIIVKRRDFNIGEGEWGDKVVSNDINIRFRIVAPER; this is encoded by the coding sequence ATGATCCCTCGATTCACGCGTTTCGCCGCATTGCTCGCCATCCTCACGCTCGGCACCTTGCCGTGCGCCCATGCCGTCGAGTACACCCAGGTGAACACCACCGCCAGCAAGATCTCTTTCACCTATAACCAGTTCGGCTCCCGGGCGTACGGCACCTTCGGCAAGTTCGACGCCACGCTCGATTTCGACACGGCGAACCCCACGGCGGCCCACGCCAGGCTGACCATCGACCTTGCCAGCATCGACGCCGGGGGCAGCGATGCCAACAGCGAGTTGCAAAAGCCTGCCTGGTTCAACACGGCGGACTATCCGGTGGCGACCTTTGAATCGACCGGGGTGAAAGCACTGGGCGACCATCGCTACTTGATCACCGGCAATCTCACGCTCAGGGGCATGACGCGCGAGTTGCAGGTGAAGGTGCAGTTGAAGCCGGAAAAAGCCATCGGGATCTTCGATGGCGACATCATTGTTAAGCGCAGGGACTTCAACATCGGGGAAGGGGAGTGGGGCGACAAGGTTGTCTCCAACGACATCAACATCCGCTTCCGCATCGTCGCGCCCGAGCGCTGA
- a CDS encoding GNAT family N-acetyltransferase, whose protein sequence is MPQLTHFATPCPEPINSQILQMVVDNLTDISMVGIAPSNPLYNVYQYTVGYEVHLYLEALSGAKGIAVELIVATDDEDPETVIGFLLYLPVKDDPEACGVAYMAVQASHRRRGVARAMLQDMLGRYPHAELTCTVAKVPWFESMGFQVLGVRGTQVLMNTRDHGTEGLMGLLDVTFIYSSLEVRQIHTYLLHKHGKRAMIDAEKQRDRHLDQMTRNAKAFVLERLSKDADRGPRPV, encoded by the coding sequence ATGCCCCAGCTCACCCACTTTGCCACCCCGTGCCCGGAGCCCATCAACAGCCAGATTCTGCAGATGGTCGTCGACAATTTAACCGACATCAGCATGGTGGGCATCGCGCCGAGCAACCCGTTGTACAACGTCTATCAATACACGGTGGGCTACGAGGTTCATCTCTACCTCGAAGCGCTCAGCGGCGCCAAAGGCATCGCTGTCGAACTGATTGTTGCAACGGATGACGAAGACCCCGAGACGGTCATCGGTTTTCTGCTGTACCTGCCCGTCAAGGACGATCCCGAAGCGTGCGGCGTGGCGTATATGGCGGTGCAGGCCAGCCATCGGCGGCGGGGTGTCGCACGGGCGATGCTGCAAGACATGCTCGGTCGCTACCCGCATGCCGAACTGACCTGCACGGTCGCCAAGGTGCCCTGGTTCGAATCGATGGGCTTCCAGGTGTTGGGCGTGCGCGGCACTCAGGTGCTGATGAACACCCGTGATCACGGTACCGAAGGCTTGATGGGCTTACTGGATGTCACATTTATCTACAGTTCTCTGGAGGTGCGGCAGATACATACGTATCTGCTGCACAAACACGGCAAGCGGGCGATGATCGATGCGGAGAAGCAGCGCGACCGGCATCTCGACCAGATGACGCGTAACGCCAAGGCGTTTGTGCTGGAACGTTTGAGCAAAGACGCCGATCGCGGGCCTCGTCCCGTCTAG
- the mqo gene encoding malate dehydrogenase (quinone): MFKKLNTALLGLALSMGITSAYAEEAKKVDVLLIGGGIMSATLGVWLNELEPDLSMEMVERLDGVAQESSNGWNNAGTGHSALAELNYTPEDDKGNVQIAKAVEINEAFQISRQFWAWQVQQGVLKNPRSFINSTPHMSFVWGDDNIKFLKKRYEALQASPLFAGMQYSEDPAVIKKWVPLMMEGRDPNQKVAATWSPLGTDMNFGEITRQFVAHLQTTPKFDLKLSSEVQDITKNADGSWRVSYKNLKDGTKTETDAKFVFIGAGGGALHLLQKSGIPEAQEYAGFPVGGSFLVTENPTIAEQHLAKAYGKASVGAPPMSVPHLDTRVLDGKRVILFGPFATFSTKFLKEGSYLDLLTTTTTHNVWPMTKVGIKEYPLVEYLAGQLMLSDEDRLNALKEYFPNAKAEDWRLWQAGQRVQIIKRDEAAGGVLKLGTEIVASADGTIAGLLGASPGASTAAPIMLTVLQKVFKDKVASPAWQEKLHQIVPSYGTQLNSSPEKVAQEWAYTSKVLELTPPPAIGQVAAPAAAPAAPAKAPKANAATDMAL, translated from the coding sequence ATGTTTAAGAAACTGAACACGGCCCTGCTGGGGCTGGCTTTGTCGATGGGGATCACGTCCGCCTACGCGGAAGAGGCAAAGAAAGTCGATGTGCTGCTCATTGGCGGCGGCATCATGAGTGCAACACTGGGTGTCTGGCTCAATGAGCTGGAACCCGACCTGTCGATGGAAATGGTCGAGCGCCTCGACGGCGTCGCCCAGGAAAGCTCCAACGGCTGGAACAACGCCGGTACCGGTCACTCCGCCCTGGCCGAGTTGAACTACACCCCGGAAGACGACAAGGGCAATGTCCAGATCGCGAAAGCCGTTGAAATCAACGAAGCCTTCCAGATCTCCCGTCAGTTCTGGGCCTGGCAAGTTCAGCAAGGCGTGCTGAAGAACCCGCGTTCGTTCATCAACTCCACTCCGCACATGAGCTTTGTGTGGGGCGATGACAACATCAAGTTCCTGAAGAAGCGCTACGAAGCCCTGCAAGCGAGCCCGCTGTTCGCCGGCATGCAGTACTCCGAAGACCCGGCTGTGATCAAGAAGTGGGTTCCGCTGATGATGGAAGGGCGTGACCCGAACCAGAAAGTCGCGGCCACCTGGAGCCCGCTCGGCACCGACATGAACTTTGGCGAGATCACCCGCCAGTTCGTCGCGCACCTGCAAACCACACCGAAGTTCGACTTGAAACTGTCTAGCGAAGTGCAAGACATCACCAAGAACGCAGACGGCAGCTGGCGCGTCAGCTACAAAAACCTGAAAGACGGCACCAAAACCGAAACCGACGCCAAGTTCGTCTTCATCGGCGCGGGCGGCGGTGCACTGCACCTGCTGCAGAAGTCCGGCATTCCTGAAGCCCAGGAATACGCAGGCTTCCCGGTAGGCGGCTCGTTCCTCGTGACCGAAAACCCGACCATCGCCGAACAACACCTGGCCAAGGCCTACGGCAAAGCCTCCGTTGGCGCACCGCCAATGTCGGTTCCACACCTTGACACCCGCGTGCTGGACGGCAAGCGCGTCATCCTGTTTGGCCCATTCGCGACCTTCAGCACCAAGTTCCTGAAAGAAGGCTCGTACCTGGACCTGCTGACCACCACGACCACACACAATGTGTGGCCAATGACCAAGGTCGGCATCAAGGAATACCCGCTGGTCGAGTACCTTGCAGGCCAACTGATGCTGTCTGACGAAGACCGCCTCAACGCCCTGAAAGAATACTTCCCGAACGCCAAAGCCGAAGACTGGCGCCTGTGGCAAGCCGGCCAACGCGTGCAAATCATCAAGCGTGATGAAGCTGCCGGTGGCGTGCTGAAGTTGGGTACCGAGATTGTTGCTTCTGCTGACGGCACTATTGCTGGTCTGCTGGGTGCATCGCCGGGCGCATCGACTGCCGCACCGATCATGCTGACCGTGCTGCAGAAAGTGTTCAAGGACAAGGTTGCCTCGCCAGCCTGGCAGGAAAAGCTGCATCAGATCGTGCCGAGCTATGGCACTCAGCTGAACAGCAGCCCTGAGAAAGTGGCTCAAGAGTGGGCTTACACCTCTAAGGTGTTGGAGCTGACTCCGCCGCCGGCGATTGGTCAGGTGGCGGCTCCGGCTGCTGCTCCGGCCGCTCCGGCTAAGGCGCCGAAGGCTAATGCTGCGACTGATATGGCTCTGTAA